A portion of the Lolium rigidum isolate FL_2022 chromosome 1, APGP_CSIRO_Lrig_0.1, whole genome shotgun sequence genome contains these proteins:
- the LOC124683263 gene encoding acyl transferase 5-like yields METILLDRANLRNMSLKSIPLNFITTRQSALNSSLIFVGGSKIKETTTDQSMFLSWKIQRCGRHITPREQISNLPVSIFFPAAANEDVLLKIPTMAGIPTVIKSPPALIPPAGPTPGGKLPLSCIDKTVGGFVYLIQVFPPSSLSAAHDEEGAAAAVAAMRSGFARALVPYYPVAGRLAPSGLEVDCTGEGVWFVEAAASCELADVDGLECYPLQIPAELLLPRPPTGEKLDGIILMAQATRFTCGGFVVGITFSHAVFDGQGASRFLTAVGELARGLPAPSVAPVWERHAIPYPPRPPPPQLRIIREFKFVTQVADISAASIERVKDEFKQAAASTGEDCSTFDAVTAIVFKCRALALAGALPDGAEVRVGFAACTRHLLRGVLPTVDGYYGNCVYLACVRRTNRESALAELVGTVREEKEAIAAGFADWMRGVRRYEPPVDYSTAILSDWSRLGFDEVDYGFGVPGYIFPHNDLVDYVATLVYVRPPAPKRGGIRVLIGCMEEPHAAVFAAELAKFA; encoded by the coding sequence ATGGAAACGATTTTGCTCGAtcgggctaatttgagaaacatgTCTTTGAAGTCAATCCCTCTGAATTTTATAACCACTAGGCAATCAGCTCTGAACTCTAGCCTCATCTTCGTCGGAGGAAGCAAAATCAAAGAAACAACAACTGACCAGTCAATGTTTCTCTCCTGGAAAATTCAAAGATGTGGCCGGCATATTACACCGAGGGAACAAATCTCAAATCTCCCTGTCTCCATTTTCtttcccgccgccgccaacgaaGACGTTTTGCTTAAGATCCCTACTATGGCCGGCATACCCACCGTTATCAAGTCGCCGCCGGCGCTTATCCCGCCGGCCGGGCCAACCCCGGGCGGCAAACTCCCGCTGTCCTGCATCGACAAGACCGTCGGTGGTTTTGTGTACCTCATCCAGGTCTTTCCCCCGTCGTCCCTCTCCGCAGCTCACGATGAGGAAGGCGCCGCCGCGGCCGTGGCCGCGATGCGGAGCGGGTTCGCGAGGGCGCTTGTGCCGTACTACCCGGTGGCCGGTCGTCTCGCCCCGTCCGGCCTAGAGGTGGACTGCACTGGCGAGGGTGTCTGGTTCGTGGAGGCGGCCGCGAGCTGCGAGCTCGCCGACGTGGACGGCCTTGAGTGCTACCCGCTGCAAATCCCGGCGGAGCTCCTCCTCCCGCGCCCTCCCACGGGCGAGAAGCTGGACGGCATCATCCTCATGGCCCAGGCGACGAGGTTCACCTGCGGTGGGTTCGTCGTTGGGATCACCTTCAGCCACGCCGTGTTTGACGGGCAGGGCGCGTCGCGGTTCCTCACGGCGGTGGGGGAGCTGGCGCGGGGGCTCCCGGCGCCGTCGGTGGCTCCGGTGTGGGAACGCCACGCGATCCCTTACCCGCccaggccaccgccgccgcaaCTCAGGATCATCAGGGAGTTCAAGTTCGTGACCCAGGTAGCGGACATCTCAGCGGCGAGCATCGAGCGCGTCAAGGATGAGTTCAAGCAGGCTGCCGCATCGACTGGGGAGGACTGCTCCACCTTCGACGCGGTGACGGCCATCGTGTTTAAGTGCCGTGCACTGGCGCTTGCGGGGGCGCTCCCGGATGGCGCCGAGGTCCGGGTCGGCTTCGCCGCCTGCACGCGGCACCTCCTCCGCGGCGTGCTGCCGACGGTGGACGGGTACTACGGCAACTGCGTGTACCTGGCTTGCGTCCGTAGGACTAACAGGGAGTCGGCGCTGGCGGAGCTGGTTGGCACAGTACGGGAGGAGAAGGAGGCCATCGCGGCGGGGTTCGCGGACTGGATGCGCGGCGTCCGTCGCTACGAGCCGCCGGTGGACTACAGCACGGCGATTCTGTCGGACTGGAGCCGCCTCGGGTTCGATGAGGTGGACTACGGCTTCGGCGTGCCAGGGTACATATTCCCGCACAACGACCTGGTCGACTACGTCGCGACGCTCGTATACGTCAGGCCGCCGGCGCCCAAGCGCGGGGGGATCCGGGTGCTCATCGGCTGCATGGAGGAGCCGCACGCCGCCGTGTTCGCTGCCGAGCTCGCCAAGTTCGCCTAG